GAGCTACGTTGAACTCTCTTCTGCTCTTGAGAAGATGTTCAGTTGCTTCACTCTTGGTAAAGTTTCTAGTCTCTTTTATTGAGATAATTCATATGACTGAGTTATTGTTActgttttatgatatttttgtaGGTCAGTTTGGGTCTCATGGAGGGTGTGGCAGAGATGGGTTAAACGAGAGTCGCGTGACCGATCTCTTGCGTGGTTCTGAGTATGTTGTTGCCTATGAAGATAAAGACAGTGACTGGATGCTGGTCGGTGATGTCCCTTGGGAGTAAGTCAACAACTTCATTGTTATATACTTACATCTAGTGTTATATTGTTAGTCTTGGTCATTGTATGTCTTAAGTACATAGATCAGTGAAgctcttgctctctttttctaTGCAGGATGTTTATATGTTCGGATGTTCCTGCCAGAGGTTGAGAATCATGAAGAGCTCTGAGGCCATTTGGCTTAGGTTAGTCTTTCTTCAATTCTTCTCTAAATCCTTGTTCTACGCAGATCAGTAAGTTCCACACTAAGAACTCACCACTGCGCCAAATGAAGAAACTGTTCCTTAAAGAAACCTTGTTTCTTTGCAGCTCCGAGGGTAATGGAGAAATGCAGAAGCAGGAACTAGTAAGAATTATTCATATAATGTAATAGCCATTTTGTTTTGAAGTATTCTTGTGTGTTTGATCTTTTCTTAAAACAGCGCCTCTACTAAGTCCTAATAAGGCCTCTTCCTCTTTCTTCTGTCTCTATTCAACAAAATAGGTTTGTGTTTGTGCATGTGTGTTTTTGCTAAGGAAAGACTTCATTACTCATATGTATATAATAAGTTGGTATTGTGTAACCAAATGATTGTATCTCAATGAAACAACAGTGCAACATCATCAGTAACTCCTCACTAGAGAAATGATTCTTTTAGTTCACAGAGTTTATGTTTAGTTCAAACCACTTAACAGGCGTTATCA
The sequence above is drawn from the Brassica napus cultivar Da-Ae chromosome A8, Da-Ae, whole genome shotgun sequence genome and encodes:
- the LOC125577045 gene encoding auxin-responsive protein IAA27-like, translating into MKSKYMYNSATEEEDKSGPETCLYVKVSMEGAPYLRKIDLKTYKSYVELSSALEKMFSCFTLGQFGSHGGCGRDGLNESRVTDLLRGSEYVVAYEDKDSDWMLVGDVPWEMFICSDVPARG